From Kwoniella europaea PYCC6329 chromosome 3, complete sequence, one genomic window encodes:
- a CDS encoding endoplasmic reticulum vesicle protein 25, with amino-acid sequence MIFRPTIFLLSLISAVYAVKFDLVADRYPKPPAHSLVIVTANVPYENGQRVDIEILDGSERGNVYLNKKDIKGETRLAITTHESADVGVCLRNYLESDSNEKLSRSVDLDVDIGADAIDYNAIANQESLSILEVEMRKLEAVVKEIVEEMGYLQRREMRMRDTNESTNSRVKNFSILITVGIIGLGAWQLIHLRSFFKRKYLID; translated from the exons ATGATATTTCGACCGACAATATTCCTCCTATCGCTGATATCAGCAGTTTACGCTGTCAAGTTCGATTTAGTTGCTGATAGGTATCCTAAACCTC CTGCCCATTCGTTGGTGATAGTGACAGCCAACGTACCGTATGAGAATGGACAAAGAGTGGATATCGAGATTCTAGATGGATCAGAGAGGGGGAACGTATACCTGAATAAGAAG GATATAAAAGGAGAAACTAGATTGGCTATTACAACGCATGAGTCGGCTGATGTCGGAGTATGCTTAAGGAATTACCTGGAAAGTG ACTCCAATGAGAAATTATCGAGAAGTGTGGATCTGGATGTGGATATTGGTGCAGATGCAATAGATTACAA TGCCATAGCCAACCAGGAATCACTATCCATCCTCGAAGTGGAAATGCGTAAACTTGAAGCTGTCGTGAAAGAAATAGTAGAAGAGATGGGTTATCTACagaggagagagatgaggatgagagatacTAATG AAAGTACCAATTCTCGAGTCAAGAACTTTTCCATCCTTATAACGGTGGGCATAATTGGACTAGGTGCATGGCAG CTGATCCACTTACGGTCTTTCTTCAAACGTAAATACCTGATCGATTAG